One window from the genome of Streptomyces sp. NBC_01476 encodes:
- a CDS encoding L-threonylcarbamoyladenylate synthase, with protein sequence MARRYDCSDATERVTGLREATSAVKRGDLVVLPTDTVYGIGADAFDSEAVGDLLEAKGRGRNMPSPVLVGSPNTLHGIVTDFSEQAWELVDAFWPGALTLVTKHQPSLRWDLGDTRGTVAIRMPLHPVAIELLMETGPMAVSSANLTGEPSPQDCDAAQGMLGDSVAVYLDGGPTPAAVPSSIVDVTGKVPVLLRAGAISAEELRKVVPDLQERS encoded by the coding sequence CGGTCAAGCGCGGCGATCTGGTCGTGCTGCCCACCGACACCGTCTACGGGATCGGCGCGGACGCCTTCGACTCCGAGGCGGTCGGCGACCTGCTGGAGGCCAAGGGCCGCGGCCGCAACATGCCCTCACCGGTGCTGGTCGGCTCCCCGAACACGCTGCACGGCATCGTCACCGACTTCTCCGAGCAGGCGTGGGAGCTGGTGGACGCCTTCTGGCCGGGCGCGCTGACCCTGGTCACCAAGCACCAGCCGTCGCTGCGCTGGGACCTCGGCGACACCCGCGGCACCGTCGCGATCCGGATGCCGCTGCACCCGGTCGCCATCGAACTGCTCATGGAGACCGGCCCGATGGCCGTCTCCAGCGCCAACCTGACCGGCGAACCCTCCCCGCAGGACTGCGACGCCGCCCAGGGCATGCTCGGCGACTCGGTGGCGGTCTACCTGGACGGCGGCCCCACCCCCGCCGCGGTGCCTTCCTCCATCGTGGACGTGACCGGCAAGGTGCCGGTGCTGCTGCGGGCCGGGGCGATCAGCGCAGAGGAGCTGCGCAAGGTCGTACCCGACTTGCAGGAGCGCAGTTGA